From one Triticum urartu cultivar G1812 chromosome 3, Tu2.1, whole genome shotgun sequence genomic stretch:
- the LOC125542980 gene encoding type IV inositol polyphosphate 5-phosphatase 3-like has product MVSQNQRTPGDQVFWPKVVLKKWLNLRSKDAKFNADEDDGDDDGEQEESCGCDGAEAEREAGGVDIAEESLDAAPYKLRRRNSETMRAQYISTKELRICIGTYNAAGIEPPEGLDIAEWLGTTGGEQADMYVLGFQEVVPLNAGNVLGAEDVRPALAWEALIRDTLTRTQPSCSRPKYRYRSHPATPTRDGSDELFPGGTDTDTDDDAPFSFPVYPEEYVAATPRMLGAMEDLEDEQPRAQQRALLKTMSKTDRIGLAWPEQPLDLMATASLSSASFKSPRSFGAHRSFVKSRVAADDCPAMVPDLDLDLDGEAARGHGKKKGGGRSPFVRIVSKQMVGVFLTIWVRRGLRRCVQNIKVSTVGVGAMGYIGNKGSVSASMSIYQTMFCFVCTHLSAGERPGNLLKRNADVQEIHRRTRFAGPGGLELPRDIYDHERIFWLGDLNYRIDVPYDGTHSLIAAMDWPQLAEKDQLKRELRKGRAFEGWSEGVLEFAPTYKYEVGTGKYIGDDQKGGRRTPAWCDRVLSFGKGVRLLGYGRSELTLSDHKPVTATYAAEVEVFCGRKLQRALTLTDAEVDSGDVVVPDLEF; this is encoded by the exons GACGCCGGGAGACCAG GTGTTCTGGCCCAAGGTGGTGCTCAAGAAATGGCTCAACCTCAGGAGCAAGGACGCCAAGTTCAACGCCGACGAGgacgacggcgacgacgacggggagCAAG AGGAGAGCTGCGGCTGCGACGGCGCCGAGGCGGAGCGCGAGGCCGGAGGCGTGGACATCGCCG AGGAGAGCCTGGACGCCGCGCCGTACAAGCTGCGGCGGCGGAACTCGGAGACGATGCGCGCGCAGTACATCAGCACCAAGGAGCTCAG GATCTGCATTGGCACGTACAACGCCGCCGGCATAGAGCCGCCGGAAGGCCTCGACATCGCCGAGTGGCTCGGCACCACCGGCGGCGAGCAGGCCGACATGTACGTGCTCGGGTTCCAGGAGGTGGTGCCGCTCAACGCCGGCAACGTGCTCGGCGCCGAGGACGTCCGGCCGGCGCTGGCGTGGGAGGCGCTGATACGTGACACGCTCACGCGGACCCAGCCGTCCTGCTCGAGGCCCAAGTACAGGTACCGCAGCCACCCGGCCACCCCGACCCGCGACGGCTCCGACGAGCTGTTCCCCGGCGGCACCGACACCGACACCGACGACGACGCGCCCTTCAGCTTCCCGGTGTACCCCGAGGAGTACGTGGCCGCCACCCCCAGGATGCTCGGGGCCATGGAGGACCTAGAGGACGAGCAGCCAAGGGCGCAGCAGAGGGCGCTCCTGAAGACGATGAGCAAGACGGACAGGATCGGGCTCGCCTGGCCGGAGCAGCCGCTGGACCTGATGGCCACCGCGTCCTTGTCATCGGCGTCGTTCAAGTCGCCGAGATCGTTCGGCGCGCACAGGTCGTTCGTGAAGTCCAGGGTCGCCGCCGACGACTGCCCGGCCATGGTCCCTGACCTGGACCTCGACCTCGACGGCGAGGCCGCGCGTGGTCATGGGAAGAAGAAGGGCGGCGGCAGGTCGCCGTTCGTGAGGATCGTAAGCAAGCAGATGGTGGGCGTGTTCCTGACCATCTGGGTGCGGCGCGGCCTGCGGAGGTGCGTCCAGAACATCAAGGTGTCCACCGTGGGCGTGGGCGCCATGGGCTACATCGGCAACAAGGGGTCGGTGTCGGCGAGCATGTCCATCTACCAGACCATGTTCTGCTTCGTGTGCACCCACCTGTCCGCCGGCGAGCGGCCCGGCAACCTCCTCAAGCGGAACGCCGACGTGCAGGAGATCCACCGGCGGACCCGCTTCGCCGGCCCCGGCGGCCTCGAGCTGCCCAGAGACATCTACGACCACGA GAGGATTTTCTGGCTGGGCGATCTGAACTACCGGATCGACGTGCCGTACGACGGAACCCACAGCCTGATCGCCGCCATGGACTGGCCTCAGCTAGCCGAAAAAGATCAG CTGAAGCGGGAGCTGAGGAAGGGGCGGGCGTTCGAGGGGTGGAGCGAGGGGGTGCTGGAGTTCGCGCCGACGTACAAGTACGAGGTCGGGACGGGCAAGTACATCGGCGACGACCAGAAGGGCGGGAGGAGGACGCCGGCGTGGTGCGACCGGGTGCTGTCGTTCGGGAAGGGGGTGAGGCTGCTGGGGTACGGCAGGTCGGAGCTGACGCTGTCGGACCACAAGCCGGTGACGGCGACGTACGCGGCGGAGGTCGAGGTGTTCTGCGGCAGGAAGCTGCAGCGGGCGCTCACGCTCACGGACGCCGAGGTGGATAGCGGGGACGTGGTCGTGCCGGACCTCGAGTTTTGA